In Bremerella sp. JC817, the genomic stretch CGAGTTGTACCATCACATTTGCGTTCGCGTGAAAGACCATCTTGGCGAAGGCGTAATTGCTTCTTTGTCGAAGCGAACGGACAGCCTCGGATCAGCAAATCGGCGTCGGAATTCTTCCGCGACTGGGTCTTTCGCCGGGCAATGAACATCGATCTTCCCGATGGCGACCAGCGCGCCCCTGCGTAGTGCATCGTCTGGGCGATTTCGCG encodes the following:
- a CDS encoding 50S ribosomal protein L27, with protein sequence NPQYRGVKKYGGQSVTAGSILVRQLATVIRPTKDAKSPRRCTTQGRAGRHREDRCSLPGERPSRGRIPTPIC